From the Opitutia bacterium genome, one window contains:
- a CDS encoding glycosyltransferase family 2 protein, whose amino-acid sequence MSTPDQPALSFVIPLYYSVETIRPLVKEIEALTIAGGHEIVLVNDGSRDATATVCRELVREARVPITFVNHARNFGEHNAVLTGYRHARGLHVVNLDDDGQNPPTEAVRLWEKAQAEGLDVVYGHYAQKEHSPFRNFGSWFTNRLTDYVLDKPRGFYLSSFRCVSAFVAKEVAGHEGPFPYIDGLLLQVTQSIGSLEVQHRARQAGQSGYTLRRLLRLWASTFVNFSVMPLRIATLLGLVMAAGGLAGLAIVFYLRFMNDGPGYGWGSLMGALLVFSGTQLVMLGLIGEYIGRMFLTVNRRPQSVVRSVECGGPVA is encoded by the coding sequence ATGTCGACCCCGGACCAGCCGGCTCTCAGCTTCGTCATCCCGCTTTACTACAGCGTCGAGACCATTCGGCCGCTGGTGAAGGAAATCGAGGCGCTCACGATCGCCGGCGGGCACGAGATCGTCCTGGTGAACGATGGTAGCCGTGATGCGACGGCGACGGTCTGCCGCGAGCTCGTGCGCGAGGCGCGGGTGCCGATCACGTTCGTGAATCACGCGCGGAATTTCGGCGAGCACAACGCCGTGCTGACGGGCTACCGCCATGCGCGGGGACTTCATGTGGTGAATCTCGACGACGACGGGCAGAATCCGCCCACGGAGGCCGTGCGGTTGTGGGAAAAGGCGCAGGCGGAGGGACTCGATGTCGTCTATGGTCACTACGCGCAGAAGGAGCATTCGCCGTTTCGGAATTTCGGCAGCTGGTTCACCAATCGACTGACGGACTATGTGCTCGATAAGCCGCGGGGCTTTTATCTTTCGAGTTTTCGGTGCGTGAGCGCATTCGTGGCGAAGGAGGTCGCGGGCCACGAGGGCCCGTTCCCGTATATCGACGGGCTACTGCTGCAGGTGACACAGAGCATCGGCTCACTCGAGGTGCAGCATCGGGCGAGACAAGCGGGACAAAGCGGCTACACGCTGCGCCGTCTGTTGCGACTCTGGGCGAGCACGTTCGTGAATTTCTCCGTGATGCCGCTGCGCATCGCGACGCTGCTCGGGCTCGTCATGGCAGCGGGGGGACTCGCCGGCCTCGCGATCGTCTTCTATCTGCGCTTCATGAACGACGGCCCGGGATACGGCTGGGGTTCGCTGATGGGCGCGCTGCTGGTGTTCTCCGGCACGCAGTTGGTGATGCTCGGACTGATTGGGGAGTATATCGGCCGGATGTTTCTCACGGTGAATCGCCGGCCGCAATCGGTGGTGCGCTCAGTTGAGTGTGGCGGCCCAGTGGCCTGA
- a CDS encoding class I SAM-dependent methyltransferase translates to MHDDEYRKMADVEDVMWYYRALHRHVAAALRGVAEPDARILDAGCGTGGLLRRLAATSARWRLEGLDFSAIAVEAARVRTGLPVTLGSVTALPFADGQFDAVVSCDVVCQVPDGRAALAEFRRVLKPGGALVLTMPAYRWMHSYHDRQVGNLWRCSRGELNELLRASGLRPTWSSYWNTTTFPLAVVRRKLFPAPEGASDVFLFPPAIERAFDVLMQLENVWLRTGSALPFGSSVIVVARGVDRAAAAW, encoded by the coding sequence GTGCACGACGACGAATACCGCAAGATGGCCGACGTTGAGGACGTCATGTGGTATTACCGCGCGCTGCATCGCCACGTCGCGGCAGCGCTGCGTGGAGTGGCGGAACCGGATGCGAGGATTCTCGATGCCGGATGCGGCACCGGCGGCCTGTTGCGGCGGCTCGCCGCGACGAGTGCTCGCTGGCGGCTGGAGGGACTGGATTTTTCGGCGATCGCCGTCGAGGCGGCGCGGGTGCGCACGGGTCTGCCGGTGACGCTCGGCTCGGTGACGGCGCTGCCGTTTGCGGACGGGCAGTTCGATGCGGTGGTGTCGTGCGATGTCGTGTGTCAGGTGCCGGACGGTCGTGCGGCATTGGCGGAGTTTCGGCGCGTGCTGAAGCCGGGCGGCGCACTGGTGCTGACGATGCCGGCGTATCGCTGGATGCATTCGTATCACGACCGCCAGGTGGGAAATCTCTGGCGCTGCTCGCGGGGCGAGCTGAACGAGCTGCTGCGCGCCAGCGGGCTGCGTCCGACGTGGTCGAGCTATTGGAATACGACGACCTTCCCGTTGGCGGTGGTGCGGAGGAAACTCTTTCCCGCCCCGGAAGGAGCGAGCGATGTGTTTCTGTTTCCGCCGGCGATCGAGCGTGCGTTCGATGTGCTGATGCAACTGGAAAACGTCTGGCTGCGGACGGGCAGTGCGCTCCCGTTCGGCAGCTCGGTGATCGTTGTGGCGCGGGGCGTTGACAGAGCGGCGGCGGCGTGGTGA
- a CDS encoding glycosyltransferase: MILLDATHTSHTRAQTGIQRVVRSLFRELEKRGQAAPICFDPHEHAWRGLTAQELATLRDSGGGSGSRGAKWTLTQKLAGRARRLLGRSGELPPARGLVVPELFSTKVAAQLPALLARVRGPRVAVFHDAIGLKFPELTPPATVARLPGYLVELAQFDGIAAVSEDSAASLRDFWRWAGIARTPPVCAIPNGVDPVPTGALGAANSGGAPRVLCVSTIEGRKNHLALLEAAETLWREGRDFELELIGLARADTAAPALARIATLRESGRKITHHGPVSDEKLHAAYARCAFTVYPSLIEGFGLPVVESLQHGRPCIGSGHGALGEAARGGGVLLLDRPDADHLATAMRQLLGDAALAADLAAQARARKFRSWSDYAGELLGWMAALPRRD; the protein is encoded by the coding sequence ATGATCCTCCTCGACGCCACTCACACCAGCCACACGCGCGCGCAGACCGGCATCCAGCGCGTCGTGCGCTCGCTGTTCCGCGAACTGGAAAAACGCGGGCAAGCCGCGCCGATCTGCTTCGATCCGCACGAGCACGCGTGGCGCGGTCTCACGGCGCAGGAACTCGCCACGTTGCGCGATTCCGGGGGCGGCAGCGGCTCGCGCGGCGCAAAGTGGACGCTGACCCAGAAACTCGCCGGGCGCGCGCGGCGCCTGCTGGGCCGCAGCGGCGAACTGCCGCCGGCCCGCGGCCTCGTGGTGCCGGAACTTTTCTCCACCAAGGTCGCCGCCCAACTCCCCGCGCTGCTCGCGCGCGTGCGCGGCCCGCGCGTGGCGGTTTTCCACGACGCAATCGGGCTGAAATTCCCCGAACTCACTCCGCCCGCCACCGTCGCGCGACTGCCCGGCTACCTCGTCGAGCTCGCGCAATTCGACGGCATCGCTGCGGTCTCCGAGGATTCGGCGGCGAGCCTGCGCGATTTCTGGCGCTGGGCCGGCATCGCGCGGACGCCGCCCGTGTGCGCGATCCCCAACGGCGTCGACCCGGTGCCCACGGGGGCCCTCGGCGCCGCGAATAGCGGTGGCGCGCCACGCGTGCTCTGCGTCAGCACCATCGAAGGCCGCAAGAACCACCTCGCGCTCCTCGAGGCCGCCGAGACGCTCTGGCGCGAAGGTCGCGATTTCGAACTCGAGTTGATCGGCCTCGCCCGCGCCGACACCGCCGCGCCGGCGCTCGCGCGGATCGCGACGCTGCGCGAGAGCGGCCGCAAGATCACGCATCACGGCCCCGTCTCGGACGAGAAACTGCACGCCGCCTACGCGCGCTGCGCCTTCACGGTTTACCCATCGCTCATCGAAGGATTCGGCCTGCCCGTCGTGGAGAGCCTGCAACACGGCCGGCCGTGCATCGGCTCGGGGCACGGCGCGCTCGGCGAGGCCGCGCGGGGTGGCGGCGTGCTGCTGCTCGATCGACCCGACGCGGACCATCTCGCGACCGCGATGCGTCAGTTGTTGGGTGATGCGGCGCTCGCCGCCGATCTGGCGGCGCAGGCGCGCGCGCGCAAATTCCGCTCGTGGAGCGACTACGCCGGCGAATTACTCGGCTGGATGGCCGCGCTGCCGCGCCGCGACTGA
- a CDS encoding aminotransferase class I/II-fold pyridoxal phosphate-dependent enzyme, whose protein sequence is MALSLFTKTKKAIIERAKDDYATKMRLKYKPYYHAMEAQQGTHIRLQGRDMIMLSSNDYLGLSFHPKVIEATGAAAKKWGTSTTGARISNGSRAYHVELEEKLAAFLGREACHISVAGYVSCCSAVATFAQKGDTIVADKNIHSCLWDGVRLSMAAVERFSHNNPEDLRQVLKSIPFSTPKMLVVEGVYSMEGHICRLPEIAQLGEEAGCFTVVDDAHGFGVLGHQGRGTVDHFKLNEKVDIICGSMSKSLASTGGYVAGGKDLIEYLRTNSKQTLFSAAISPSMAFTASASLDIMQSEPQHLERLWRNTKRYREMLKGLGLDTWDSETPAVPIVLGSKELVYRFWQALLEKGVFTVMSIAPAVPPGKDLIRTAVSALHSDEDLEKIHAAMAYAVKQL, encoded by the coding sequence ATGGCCCTCTCCCTCTTCACCAAGACCAAGAAGGCGATCATCGAACGCGCGAAGGACGACTACGCGACGAAGATGCGCCTGAAATACAAGCCCTACTACCACGCGATGGAGGCGCAACAGGGCACGCACATCCGGCTGCAAGGGCGGGACATGATCATGCTTTCGAGCAACGACTACCTCGGCCTGTCGTTCCATCCGAAGGTCATCGAGGCCACCGGCGCCGCCGCCAAAAAGTGGGGCACGAGCACGACGGGCGCCCGCATCTCGAACGGCTCGCGCGCCTACCACGTCGAACTCGAGGAAAAGCTCGCCGCGTTTCTCGGCCGCGAGGCCTGCCACATCAGCGTCGCGGGCTACGTTTCCTGCTGCTCCGCGGTCGCGACTTTCGCGCAGAAAGGCGACACCATCGTCGCCGACAAGAACATCCACTCCTGCCTCTGGGACGGCGTGCGCCTCTCGATGGCGGCCGTCGAGCGCTTCAGCCACAACAACCCCGAGGACCTGCGCCAGGTGCTGAAGAGCATCCCCTTCAGCACGCCGAAAATGCTCGTCGTCGAAGGCGTCTACTCGATGGAAGGCCACATCTGCCGCCTGCCCGAGATCGCCCAACTCGGCGAAGAGGCCGGCTGTTTCACGGTGGTCGACGACGCTCACGGCTTCGGCGTGCTCGGCCATCAGGGCCGCGGCACCGTCGACCACTTCAAGCTGAACGAGAAGGTCGACATCATCTGCGGCTCGATGTCCAAGTCGCTCGCGAGCACCGGCGGCTATGTCGCCGGCGGCAAGGACCTCATCGAGTATCTCCGCACGAACTCGAAGCAGACGCTCTTCAGCGCGGCGATCAGCCCGAGCATGGCGTTCACCGCCTCCGCCTCGCTCGACATTATGCAGAGCGAGCCGCAGCACCTCGAACGTCTCTGGCGGAACACCAAGCGTTACCGCGAGATGCTCAAGGGCCTCGGCCTCGACACTTGGGACAGCGAAACGCCCGCCGTGCCGATCGTGCTCGGCTCGAAGGAACTGGTTTACCGCTTCTGGCAGGCGCTGCTCGAGAAGGGCGTCTTCACGGTCATGTCCATCGCGCCCGCGGTTCCCCCGGGCAAGGACCTGATCCGCACCGCCGTCTCCGCGCTTCACAGCGACGAGGATCTGGAAAAGATCCACGCCGCGATGGCCTACGCGGTGAAGCAGCTCTGA
- a CDS encoding glycosyltransferase, with amino-acid sequence MIYFDVTKMHAARQKSGLTRVSSRLLAEMRDAVVPVAWRKGRFETVEAKARIVIFHASDWLLTVELFSGAERPGFREFIARPPCRLAAIFPDAIPLTHPHITWPHSVQRHPDYMKLLAGFDRVWGISRAVERDLTGFWAWQGAAVRAQTGAVELGSDFDGSPRASVATAVPARGSFLCVGIIEPRKNQMFLLDAAEALWRAGADFDLHIVGRVNPHFGEPIVKRIKTLAKRERRLQLHVAANDAKLRELYANASAVAFPTIAEGCGLPVIEALWRGVPCVCSDLPVLRENADHGGCVVAKTNDPGDWTAKLGAMLSDATLQRRLRAEAVTRPLPTWRQAAEVLLSGLR; translated from the coding sequence ATGATCTACTTCGACGTCACCAAAATGCACGCCGCCCGCCAGAAGTCGGGCCTGACGCGCGTGAGTTCGCGCCTGCTGGCGGAGATGCGAGACGCCGTCGTGCCGGTAGCGTGGAGGAAAGGGCGATTCGAAACGGTCGAGGCGAAGGCCCGCATCGTGATCTTCCACGCGAGCGACTGGCTGCTGACGGTCGAGCTATTCAGCGGGGCGGAGCGACCGGGCTTTCGCGAGTTCATCGCGCGTCCGCCTTGTCGGCTTGCGGCAATTTTCCCGGACGCGATTCCGCTGACGCATCCGCATATCACTTGGCCGCACAGCGTGCAGCGTCATCCGGACTACATGAAGCTGCTTGCCGGCTTCGATCGCGTGTGGGGCATCTCGCGCGCGGTGGAGCGTGATCTCACGGGCTTCTGGGCGTGGCAGGGCGCGGCGGTGCGGGCGCAGACGGGCGCGGTGGAACTCGGTTCGGATTTCGACGGCTCGCCGCGCGCGAGCGTGGCAACGGCGGTGCCGGCGCGCGGGTCGTTTCTCTGCGTGGGCATCATCGAGCCGCGCAAAAACCAGATGTTTCTGCTGGATGCGGCCGAGGCGCTGTGGCGCGCCGGAGCCGACTTTGACCTGCACATCGTCGGGCGCGTGAATCCTCACTTCGGCGAGCCGATCGTGAAGCGCATCAAAACGCTCGCGAAGCGGGAGCGCCGCCTGCAGCTGCACGTGGCCGCGAACGACGCGAAGCTCCGCGAACTCTACGCGAACGCGAGCGCGGTGGCGTTTCCGACGATCGCGGAGGGTTGCGGCCTGCCGGTGATCGAGGCGCTGTGGCGCGGCGTGCCGTGCGTGTGCAGCGACTTGCCGGTGTTGCGCGAGAACGCCGATCACGGCGGCTGCGTTGTCGCAAAGACGAACGATCCCGGCGACTGGACGGCGAAACTAGGCGCAATGCTGAGCGATGCGACGCTGCAAAGGCGGCTGCGCGCCGAGGCTGTCACGCGGCCGTTGCCGACGTGGAGGCAGGCGGCCGAGGTCTTGTTGAGCGGCTTGCGCTGA
- a CDS encoding glycosyltransferase, with product MPARPLKVAFLFTTFPKTSETFLQRDVAALIDHGVDVRLYSLWGGGGEFRGRPVRTFNLWKLVPLFVFTIPWNCLRRPRIVRDLFEGVIMRAPPAWLNFWENMLGAGFAGCFYREFRRDPPDLVHGAWAGAPATAGWLLWRILGLPFSCGAHAYDLYEHGGDWWLLEKLRLARFVQTSTDTGRQYLIEHGIAAEKIFSIRRGLAEFPAFKPLRASRRPLRLLCIARLVEKKGLHHQLRIYAALRDAGFAFEARIAGDGPLREELRALAASLGLSAHVKFLGQLPHEQIWSELAWADVLLHTGVVAPSGDRDGLPNVIPEAMAAGVLVVSSPVSATVEAVQSERTGLVCDVDLPAAWKVALERLATDDALADRLRRGARAWVEENYDARKNTARLLELFQSVARR from the coding sequence TTGCCCGCTCGCCCGCTCAAAGTCGCGTTTCTGTTCACGACCTTTCCGAAGACCTCGGAAACGTTCCTGCAGCGCGACGTTGCGGCATTGATCGACCACGGCGTCGACGTGCGGCTCTACTCGCTGTGGGGTGGCGGCGGTGAGTTTCGCGGCCGTCCGGTGCGCACCTTCAATCTCTGGAAGCTCGTGCCGTTGTTCGTGTTCACGATTCCGTGGAACTGCCTGCGGCGTCCGCGCATCGTTCGCGATCTCTTCGAGGGCGTGATCATGCGCGCCCCACCGGCGTGGCTGAATTTCTGGGAGAACATGCTCGGGGCCGGTTTCGCCGGGTGCTTCTACCGCGAGTTCCGCCGCGATCCGCCCGATCTCGTGCACGGCGCGTGGGCTGGCGCGCCCGCGACGGCCGGGTGGTTGCTCTGGCGCATCCTCGGTCTGCCGTTCAGCTGCGGTGCGCATGCTTACGATCTCTATGAGCACGGCGGCGACTGGTGGCTGCTCGAGAAGCTGCGCCTCGCGCGCTTCGTGCAGACCTCGACCGACACTGGCCGGCAATATCTCATCGAGCATGGCATCGCGGCGGAGAAAATTTTCTCCATCCGTCGAGGCCTCGCGGAGTTTCCCGCGTTCAAACCGCTGCGCGCGTCGCGCCGTCCGCTGCGCCTGCTCTGCATCGCGCGGCTCGTGGAGAAGAAGGGACTGCATCACCAGCTCCGCATCTACGCGGCGTTGCGCGATGCTGGCTTTGCATTCGAGGCGCGCATCGCGGGCGATGGGCCGCTGCGCGAGGAATTGCGCGCGCTCGCGGCCTCGCTGGGTCTTTCCGCGCACGTGAAATTCCTCGGCCAGCTGCCGCACGAGCAAATCTGGAGTGAACTCGCCTGGGCCGACGTGCTGCTGCACACCGGCGTGGTGGCGCCGAGCGGCGATCGCGACGGATTGCCCAACGTCATCCCCGAAGCCATGGCCGCCGGAGTGCTGGTCGTGAGTTCGCCGGTGTCGGCGACGGTCGAAGCCGTGCAGTCGGAACGCACCGGTTTGGTGTGCGATGTCGACCTCCCGGCGGCGTGGAAAGTTGCGCTGGAGCGCCTCGCCACCGACGACGCGCTCGCGGATCGCTTGCGGCGCGGAGCGCGGGCATGGGTGGAGGAAAATTACGACGCGCGGAAAAACACCGCGCGCCTGCTCGAACTCTTTCAGTCGGTGGCCCGGCGATGA
- a CDS encoding energy transducer TonB produces the protein MNRWFHLPSVTLVAWILAGCASQPPPPKPDRGPSSPLFGQLQALDPAKNANDSLPVPIRRIAPNYPIELREKKITGQARVEFIVEPDGSVQLARVVNATHPGFAAPAQQCVLQWKFAPGRKDGVPVRCASEVAIQFALD, from the coding sequence ATGAATCGCTGGTTTCATCTCCCATCAGTCACCCTAGTTGCATGGATTCTCGCCGGCTGCGCGTCGCAACCTCCGCCGCCGAAGCCCGACCGTGGCCCGTCCAGTCCTCTGTTCGGCCAATTGCAGGCGCTCGACCCGGCGAAGAACGCGAACGACTCGTTGCCCGTGCCCATACGGCGAATCGCGCCGAACTACCCCATCGAGCTCCGGGAGAAAAAGATCACTGGGCAAGCTCGCGTGGAGTTCATCGTTGAACCCGACGGTTCAGTGCAGCTCGCCCGAGTCGTCAACGCAACCCATCCGGGCTTTGCCGCGCCGGCACAACAGTGCGTGCTTCAATGGAAATTCGCCCCGGGCCGAAAAGATGGCGTGCCGGTTCGCTGCGCGAGCGAGGTGGCGATTCAGTTCGCTCTCGATTGA
- a CDS encoding glycosyltransferase yields the protein MARVRILILTSSTGAGHDARAQAFAEWCFELYRHDVDVRIEQMLEKSSTFFRWGVEFYNWIQKKSPWIHKAFFLFVELLSLLNRRSVSWGRRYYEKVLLDYRPHLIFSVHDCLNRGYFQLARKMLGADKVRCATYCGEFSGGFGYSVNWVEPTADLYISRTPTASDYAVKLGMPRERTRVRGHLMRPRAHLEVLKTASAKRDYLVDTLELRPDLFTVFLATGGNGANNHLELLPRLLPYGDRVQAIVICGRNRDAYNDVLHWRNEHPELNCFVDGFSEEVHLLLQVSDATVTRGGTTTCAKALHFECPIIFNAFGGVMPQEELTVKFFRNGHGAEIIRNADDFAALIKRWQETPQDYRELRERFLSLRYDEEPTTVITELVDLAQQVSGTRLKPRAFPPPKTK from the coding sequence ATGGCGCGCGTCCGCATCCTCATACTGACCTCCTCGACCGGCGCCGGCCACGACGCGCGCGCCCAAGCCTTTGCCGAGTGGTGCTTCGAACTCTACCGCCACGACGTCGACGTGCGCATCGAGCAGATGCTCGAAAAGTCCTCCACGTTTTTCCGGTGGGGCGTCGAGTTCTACAACTGGATCCAGAAAAAGTCCCCGTGGATCCACAAGGCATTCTTCCTCTTCGTCGAGCTGCTCAGCCTCCTGAATCGCCGCTCGGTTTCCTGGGGCCGCCGCTACTACGAGAAGGTGCTCCTCGACTACCGGCCGCACCTCATCTTCAGCGTCCACGACTGCCTGAATCGCGGCTACTTCCAACTCGCGCGCAAAATGCTCGGCGCGGACAAGGTGCGCTGTGCGACCTATTGCGGCGAGTTCTCCGGCGGCTTCGGCTACAGCGTGAACTGGGTCGAGCCGACGGCGGACCTCTACATTTCGCGCACGCCGACCGCCAGCGACTATGCCGTGAAACTCGGCATGCCCCGCGAGCGCACCCGCGTCCGCGGCCACCTCATGCGCCCGCGCGCGCACCTCGAGGTGCTCAAGACCGCGAGCGCCAAGCGCGATTATCTCGTCGACACTCTCGAGCTGCGTCCCGACCTGTTCACGGTCTTCCTCGCGACCGGCGGCAACGGCGCCAACAACCATCTTGAGCTCCTCCCGCGGCTCCTGCCCTACGGCGACCGCGTGCAGGCCATCGTCATCTGCGGCCGCAATCGCGACGCCTACAACGACGTGCTGCACTGGCGCAACGAGCACCCGGAACTCAACTGCTTCGTCGACGGTTTCTCCGAGGAAGTGCACCTGCTCCTACAGGTGAGCGATGCGACCGTCACGCGCGGCGGCACGACAACTTGCGCGAAGGCGCTGCACTTCGAGTGCCCGATCATTTTCAACGCCTTCGGCGGTGTCATGCCTCAGGAGGAACTCACGGTGAAATTCTTCCGCAATGGTCACGGCGCGGAGATCATCCGCAACGCCGACGATTTCGCCGCGCTGATCAAGCGCTGGCAGGAAACGCCGCAGGATTATCGCGAGCTCCGCGAGCGATTCCTTTCGCTCCGCTACGACGAGGAGCCGACGACCGTCATCACCGAACTCGTCGACCTCGCGCAACAAGTCAGCGGCACCCGCCTGAAGCCCCGCGCGTTCCCGCCGCCGAAGACGAAATAG
- a CDS encoding SDR family NAD(P)-dependent oxidoreductase, protein MSAAPLSSRYRTAFVTGASTGLGLAFTEMLLAEGVEVWGTARDTKRLAPRERFHAVALELGDGAAAERVFLEADRAAGGFDIVINNAGFGAFGSFAETDFALWQRQLEIMLVNTARLSHAALRGLLARKRGVLVNISSLAAEFPMPYQATYNVVKSGLSALNESLMFETAGTGVAVIDFRPGDYRTDFEGAVVRPEKLADAKQERVWAAFHRLMEGGPAPAHAADSLRRALQRGRSGTVRTGRFFQAVVSPFLARFGSLSLRRAIIGKYFDL, encoded by the coding sequence ATGAGCGCCGCCCCGCTTTCGTCGCGCTACCGCACCGCCTTCGTGACCGGCGCCAGCACCGGACTCGGGCTGGCCTTCACGGAGATGTTGCTCGCGGAAGGCGTCGAGGTGTGGGGCACCGCGCGCGATACAAAACGCCTCGCCCCGCGCGAGCGCTTCCACGCCGTCGCGCTCGAACTCGGCGACGGCGCCGCGGCCGAGCGCGTTTTTCTCGAAGCGGACCGCGCCGCCGGTGGCTTCGATATCGTGATCAACAACGCCGGTTTCGGCGCCTTCGGCAGTTTCGCCGAGACCGATTTTGCGCTCTGGCAACGCCAGCTGGAAATCATGCTGGTGAACACCGCGCGCCTTTCGCACGCGGCGCTCCGCGGCCTACTCGCGCGCAAGCGCGGCGTGCTGGTGAACATCTCGTCGCTCGCCGCCGAGTTCCCGATGCCCTACCAGGCGACCTACAACGTCGTGAAGTCCGGCCTCAGTGCGCTGAACGAGAGCCTGATGTTCGAGACCGCCGGCACCGGCGTCGCCGTGATCGATTTCCGCCCGGGCGATTATCGCACCGATTTCGAAGGCGCGGTCGTGCGCCCGGAAAAACTCGCCGACGCCAAACAAGAACGCGTCTGGGCCGCGTTCCACCGTCTGATGGAGGGCGGCCCGGCGCCGGCACACGCCGCCGATTCCCTCCGCCGCGCCCTGCAACGCGGCCGCAGCGGCACGGTGCGCACCGGACGTTTCTTCCAGGCGGTCGTCAGCCCGTTCCTCGCGCGTTTCGGTTCGCTGTCGCTCCGGCGCGCGATCATCGGCAAATACTTCGATCTCTGA
- a CDS encoding beta-ketoacyl-[acyl-carrier-protein] synthase family protein, translating to MRKVYITGVGFITSIGNDLATVTESLRELRHGMVLYPPFQKPDIPVKVAAPIKDFQTDTTDAEDWKFPARYSIRRELLRGMAPHGVYAYCAMLQALEDAKLTEADYSNNDTGLYAASGGSPFLLGYYLERLRKFGVMRCQPLGIVASIAGTVNFNLVSHFKIKGASTGFSSACASSAHALGFAYDEITLGRQKRMFVVGAEDGNVESILPFAGMRALSVQTDPAQASRPFDAARDGFVGTGGATVVVLESEEEVERRGAKIYCEVAGWGQASDGHNVAISHPEGTGLRIAIENAFKAADITPDQVDYVNAHATSTPIGDMSEARALKAIFGNAPTRPAISSTKALTGHGLSLAGAMEAAFCAVAIREGFMPGSAHITKLDPACEGLNIIRSTLPNRPNVVLSNSSGFGGANVALVLKSV from the coding sequence ATGCGCAAAGTCTACATCACCGGCGTCGGCTTCATCACGAGCATCGGCAACGATCTCGCCACCGTCACGGAGAGCTTGCGCGAGTTGCGCCACGGCATGGTGCTCTACCCGCCGTTCCAGAAGCCGGACATCCCGGTCAAGGTCGCCGCTCCGATCAAGGACTTCCAAACCGACACGACCGACGCGGAGGACTGGAAATTTCCCGCCCGCTACAGCATTCGCCGCGAATTGCTCCGCGGCATGGCGCCGCACGGCGTCTACGCCTACTGCGCGATGCTCCAAGCCCTCGAAGACGCGAAACTCACCGAGGCCGACTACTCGAACAACGACACCGGCCTCTACGCCGCGTCCGGTGGTTCACCCTTCCTGCTCGGCTACTACCTGGAGCGCCTGCGGAAATTCGGCGTCATGCGCTGCCAGCCGCTCGGCATCGTCGCGTCCATCGCCGGCACGGTTAACTTCAATCTCGTCTCGCATTTTAAGATCAAGGGCGCGTCCACCGGCTTCTCCTCCGCTTGCGCTTCGTCGGCCCACGCCCTCGGTTTCGCCTACGACGAAATCACTCTCGGCCGCCAGAAACGCATGTTCGTCGTCGGCGCCGAAGACGGCAACGTCGAGAGCATCCTGCCGTTCGCCGGCATGCGCGCGCTCTCCGTCCAAACCGATCCCGCGCAAGCCTCGCGCCCGTTCGACGCGGCGCGCGATGGCTTCGTCGGCACCGGCGGCGCGACGGTCGTGGTGCTCGAGAGCGAGGAAGAGGTCGAGCGCCGCGGTGCGAAAATCTACTGCGAAGTCGCCGGCTGGGGCCAGGCCTCCGACGGCCACAACGTCGCCATCTCGCACCCCGAAGGCACCGGATTGCGCATCGCGATCGAAAACGCCTTCAAGGCCGCCGACATCACGCCCGACCAAGTCGACTACGTGAACGCCCACGCCACCTCGACGCCCATCGGCGACATGTCCGAGGCGCGCGCCCTCAAGGCCATTTTCGGCAACGCCCCGACGCGTCCCGCCATCAGCAGCACGAAGGCGCTGACCGGCCACGGGCTCTCGCTCGCCGGCGCGATGGAGGCGGCGTTTTGCGCCGTCGCGATCCGCGAGGGCTTCATGCCCGGCTCGGCGCACATCACGAAACTCGACCCGGCCTGCGAAGGACTGAACATCATCCGCTCCACGCTGCCCAACCGCCCGAACGTCGTGCTCAGTAACAGCAGCGGCTTCGGCGGCGCCAACGTCGCCCTCGTGCTGAAGAGCGTCTGA